In Desulfovibrio aminophilus DSM 12254, a single window of DNA contains:
- a CDS encoding DedA family protein produces MDILLQYMDFILHVDRHLGGLFEHYGTWIYFILAGIVFCETGLVVTPFLPGDSLLFAVGALAGAGLIDPWLAFFLLMAAAICGDNVNYWLGRKVGPAVFVRETSRLLNKKHLFHAQAFYEHHGGKTIIIARFVPIVRTFAPFVAGIGRMNYRRFLAYSLGGGILWTGSFIALGVFFGNLPVVRENFGLAVIAIIIISVMPAVIEILRARRRQGKA; encoded by the coding sequence GTGGACATCCTGCTCCAATACATGGATTTCATCCTGCACGTGGACCGTCACCTCGGCGGACTGTTCGAGCACTACGGAACCTGGATCTATTTCATCCTCGCGGGTATCGTCTTCTGCGAGACGGGGCTCGTGGTCACGCCGTTCCTCCCCGGCGACTCCCTGCTCTTCGCCGTGGGCGCCCTGGCCGGGGCCGGACTCATCGATCCCTGGCTGGCCTTTTTTCTGCTCATGGCGGCGGCCATCTGCGGCGACAACGTGAACTACTGGCTGGGACGCAAGGTCGGCCCGGCGGTCTTCGTACGCGAGACCTCGCGGCTGTTGAACAAGAAACACCTCTTCCACGCCCAGGCGTTTTACGAGCACCACGGCGGCAAGACCATCATCATCGCCCGCTTCGTGCCCATCGTGCGCACCTTCGCGCCCTTCGTGGCCGGGATCGGACGCATGAACTACCGCCGTTTCCTGGCCTACAGTCTGGGCGGCGGCATACTCTGGACCGGCTCGTTCATCGCGCTCGGGGTCTTCTTCGGCAACCTCCCCGTGGTTCGCGAGAACTTCGGTCTGGCGGTCATCGCCATCATCATCATCTCGGTCATGCCCGCCGTGATCGAAATCCTCCGGGCCCGCAGGCGTCAGGGGAAGGCATGA
- the qrcD gene encoding menaquinone reductase integral membrane subunit QrcD encodes MDSKLFPEGLERCSLGKFLGWLAFIGLGLAWGAYAAGIIFWKGIGVTGLDNYFGFGLWITFDLAVIALGAGAFFTGFLKYILKIDQLKNIINLTVIVGFICYSGAMLVLTLDIGQPIRAWFGYWHPNVHSMLTEVIFCITCYCMVLVIEYLPLILEQKQLNKIPFLHHLAHQMHVHMALFAGIGTFLSTFHQGSLGGMYGVLFGRPYAFREGFFIWPWTFFLFVLSAVGSGPVFTVLVCTFMEKLTGRKLVDFKVKALMGKIAGTMLTVYMFFKLLDTWAWATDVLPRMGLTFDQMFWGTVYGKWMLWTELFLCGVIPAIMLITPAIRNRPALLYLAAILDCLGIVINRYVFTVQTIALPVMPFDKWYVYVPNWAEWAPSVMIIAYGFLVMSLSYRYLPVFPQEKALNSK; translated from the coding sequence ATGGACAGCAAACTCTTCCCCGAGGGCCTCGAGCGCTGCTCGCTCGGCAAGTTCCTGGGCTGGCTGGCCTTCATCGGCCTTGGCCTGGCCTGGGGCGCCTACGCGGCCGGAATCATCTTCTGGAAGGGCATCGGCGTCACCGGCCTGGACAACTACTTCGGGTTCGGCCTGTGGATCACCTTCGACTTGGCGGTCATCGCCCTGGGCGCGGGCGCGTTCTTCACCGGCTTCCTGAAGTACATCCTGAAGATCGACCAGTTGAAGAACATCATCAACCTGACGGTCATCGTCGGCTTCATCTGCTACTCGGGCGCCATGCTCGTCCTGACGCTCGACATCGGGCAGCCGATCCGGGCCTGGTTCGGCTACTGGCACCCGAACGTCCACTCCATGCTCACGGAAGTGATCTTCTGCATCACCTGCTACTGCATGGTGCTCGTCATCGAGTACCTGCCGCTCATCCTGGAACAGAAGCAGTTGAACAAGATCCCCTTCCTGCACCATCTGGCCCACCAGATGCACGTGCATATGGCCCTGTTCGCGGGCATCGGCACCTTCCTGTCCACGTTCCACCAGGGCTCCCTGGGCGGCATGTACGGCGTGCTCTTTGGCCGTCCGTACGCCTTCCGCGAAGGCTTCTTCATCTGGCCCTGGACCTTCTTCCTGTTCGTGCTCTCGGCCGTCGGCTCCGGCCCGGTGTTCACCGTGCTGGTCTGCACGTTCATGGAGAAGCTCACCGGCCGCAAGCTGGTGGACTTCAAGGTCAAGGCGCTCATGGGCAAGATCGCGGGCACCATGCTCACGGTGTACATGTTCTTCAAGCTCCTGGACACCTGGGCCTGGGCCACGGACGTCCTGCCCCGCATGGGCCTGACCTTCGACCAGATGTTCTGGGGAACCGTGTACGGCAAGTGGATGCTCTGGACCGAGCTGTTCCTCTGCGGCGTGATCCCGGCGATCATGCTCATCACCCCGGCCATCCGGAACCGCCCGGCGCTCCTGTACCTCGCGGCCATCCTGGATTGCCTCGGCATCGTCATCAACCGTTACGTCTTCACCGTGCAGACCATCGCCTTGCCGGTGATGCCCTTCGACAAGTGGTACGTGTACGTGCCGAACTGGGCGGAATGGGCTCCCAGCGTCATGATCATCGCCTACGGCTTCCTGGTCATGAGCCTGTCCTACCGCTACCTGCCGGTCTTCCCGCAGGAGAAGGCGCTCAACAGCAAGTAG
- the qrcC gene encoding menaquinone reductase iron-sulfur cluster-binding subunit QrcC, translating into MQAKEFKIRWGMVIDVDKCTGCGACMVACQVENNIAPATPEMDAWAGVTHDASNKLRTLTWMLVYEINNKKAFPEYEAAYMPRPCMQCSSPACVPVCPVVATDKNEEGGIVSQVYPRCIGCRYCMAACPYHARYFNWFDPTWPTGMDKGLSPSTSVRPRGVVEKCNFCHTRFQQAKDKARQNGGDPNNLPDGAYVTACAEVCPTGAIVFGDLNNPEHKVHELAHSKHAFRLLEKLGLGPQVYYYSKREWVHRLGDNYLPNEKKA; encoded by the coding sequence ATGCAAGCGAAAGAATTCAAAATCAGATGGGGCATGGTCATCGATGTGGACAAATGCACCGGCTGCGGTGCCTGCATGGTGGCCTGCCAGGTTGAGAACAACATCGCTCCGGCCACGCCGGAGATGGACGCCTGGGCCGGTGTGACGCACGACGCCTCCAACAAGCTGCGTACGCTGACCTGGATGCTCGTATACGAGATCAACAACAAGAAGGCCTTCCCGGAGTACGAGGCGGCCTACATGCCCCGACCCTGCATGCAGTGCTCCAGCCCCGCCTGTGTGCCGGTCTGCCCGGTCGTGGCCACGGACAAGAACGAGGAAGGCGGCATCGTGAGCCAGGTGTACCCGCGCTGCATCGGTTGCCGGTACTGCATGGCCGCCTGCCCCTACCATGCCCGCTACTTCAACTGGTTCGACCCGACTTGGCCCACCGGCATGGACAAGGGGCTCTCGCCCAGCACGTCCGTGCGGCCGCGCGGCGTGGTTGAGAAGTGCAACTTCTGCCACACCCGCTTCCAGCAGGCCAAGGACAAGGCGCGCCAGAACGGCGGCGATCCGAACAATCTGCCCGACGGCGCCTACGTCACGGCCTGCGCCGAGGTCTGCCCCACCGGGGCCATCGTCTTCGGGGATCTGAACAACCCCGAGCACAAGGTGCATGAGCTGGCGCACAGCAAGCACGCCTTCCGTCTGCTGGAGAAGCTGGGCCTGGGACCCCAGGTCTACTACTACAGCAAGCGCGAGTGGGTGCATCGCCTGGGCGACAACTACCTGCCCAACGAAAAGAAAGCATAG
- the qrcA gene encoding menaquinone reductase multiheme cytochrome c subunit QrcA: MEEKKTTKCGGGFLAFVLGFLLSVVAGWVVFPGLLYSELDQPIQFSHKVHTEDQGLTCDSCHFFREDGSYQGMPTNEQCTGCHSDVIGQTPAEAKYVQEYVQKNKEVPWRNYQYQPDNVLFSHKAHEPFECTECHLDVAKADKAPKYYENKLSGYSKQTMKMWQCERCHAENGVSNACHVCHK, from the coding sequence ATGGAGGAGAAAAAAACTACCAAATGTGGCGGAGGATTCCTGGCGTTTGTCCTGGGATTCCTTCTCTCCGTGGTCGCCGGCTGGGTCGTGTTCCCGGGCCTGCTCTACAGCGAGCTCGATCAACCGATCCAGTTCAGCCACAAGGTCCACACCGAGGACCAGGGCCTCACCTGTGACAGCTGTCACTTCTTCCGGGAAGACGGCTCCTATCAGGGTATGCCCACCAACGAGCAGTGCACCGGCTGCCACTCGGATGTGATCGGCCAGACTCCAGCCGAGGCCAAGTACGTGCAGGAGTACGTACAGAAGAACAAGGAAGTGCCCTGGCGGAACTATCAGTACCAGCCGGACAACGTCCTGTTCTCGCACAAGGCCCATGAGCCTTTCGAGTGCACGGAATGCCACCTCGACGTGGCCAAGGCCGACAAGGCCCCGAAGTACTACGAGAACAAGCTCAGCGGCTACAGCAAGCAGACCATGAAGATGTGGCAGTGCGAGCGCTGCCACGCCGAAAACGGCGTGAGCAACGCCTGTCACGTTTGCCACAAGTAA
- a CDS encoding efflux RND transporter permease subunit, protein MSLSSPFIERPVMTSLVMAALLFFGLGAYFVLPTSDLPAVDFPTIQVSASYSGASPETMASSVAAPLEREFASIAGLSSMSSSNSLGSSTITLQFDLDRNIDGAAMDVQAAITRANTNLPDDLTDPPTFQKVNPADAPILYIALSSPTLPIWTINDYAKTYLAETISMIPGVAQVLIYGEKKYAPRIRLDPMALASRGISLDEVRQAVNDQNVNLPLGSLQSPTRTVTLMAKGQLLNAEEYRKVVVDYRDGQPVYLGDLAEVDDGVEHEYFGAFHNDRPDILLAVKRQPGSNTIAVVDAIRAKLPGIQKQLPASLTVDVMYDRSEFIRDSVADVKFTLALAIGLVILVVFAFLRSFAGTFIAGVAIPFSIIATFSAMYLLGFTLDNLSLMALTLSVGFVVDDAIVMLENVFRHVEQGKSPLRAAFDGAAEIGFTILSMTLSLAVVFVPILFMPGILGRILREFAVTITVAILISGVVAVTLSPMLCSKILRKDTKIAESGRFFSWILAGYSKSLRLALDHRGKTLILAALMLAATGLLFAWVPKGFLPPNDVDLLMGYTQARQGISYTAMAQLQRSLSPRLAADPDVESESQIISYPLENQGLTVIILKPQTERKATADEVLARLRPKLNSEPGLVSYLVNPPLIPIGGKSARGDYMLTLQCPDTALLYESAQKLEKVLMAEPSLTGVNSDLLLADPQMHLDIDREKAARLGIPVRSIEDALYSSYAERGISNIYGSQDVYKVVMELKPEFQRNEKALTMLYLRSAAGDLVRLDALAELRPELGPATVNHTGQLTSVTYSFSAAPGVSLGQVNETVERLADANLPAEVSRFMEGTASAFKESLGGMTLLLGITVFLIYVLLGCLYESYAHPLTILSGLPSAAMGGLLTLLLFGQELDLYGYVGIIMLIGIVKKNSIMVVDFAIQAEKTGKSPEEAAFEGSLVRFRPIMMTTIAAIMGAMPIALGFGAGAEARRPMGLVVVGGLILSQVVTLYLTPVVYTYMDRLQRGKHRLETTPGA, encoded by the coding sequence GTGAGCCTCTCCAGCCCGTTCATCGAGCGTCCGGTCATGACCTCCCTGGTCATGGCCGCCCTGCTCTTCTTCGGCCTGGGCGCGTATTTCGTCCTGCCCACCAGCGACCTGCCCGCCGTGGATTTCCCGACCATCCAGGTCTCGGCCAGCTATTCAGGGGCCTCGCCCGAAACCATGGCCTCCAGCGTGGCAGCTCCCCTGGAACGGGAGTTCGCCAGCATCGCCGGGCTCTCCTCCATGAGTTCGTCCAACAGCCTGGGCTCCAGCACCATCACCCTCCAGTTCGACCTGGACCGCAACATCGACGGCGCGGCCATGGACGTGCAGGCGGCCATCACCCGGGCCAACACCAACCTGCCCGACGACCTCACCGACCCGCCCACCTTCCAGAAGGTGAACCCGGCGGACGCGCCCATCCTCTACATCGCGCTGAGTTCGCCCACGCTGCCCATCTGGACCATCAACGACTACGCCAAGACCTACCTGGCCGAAACCATCTCCATGATCCCGGGCGTGGCCCAGGTGCTCATCTACGGCGAAAAGAAGTACGCCCCACGCATCCGCCTGGACCCCATGGCCCTGGCCTCGCGCGGGATCAGCCTGGACGAGGTGCGCCAGGCCGTGAACGACCAGAACGTGAACCTGCCCCTGGGCAGCCTGCAGAGCCCCACCCGCACGGTGACCCTCATGGCCAAGGGCCAGCTCCTGAACGCCGAGGAGTACCGCAAAGTGGTGGTGGACTACCGCGACGGCCAGCCCGTGTATCTGGGCGATCTGGCCGAGGTGGACGACGGTGTGGAGCACGAGTATTTCGGCGCCTTCCACAACGACAGGCCGGACATCCTCCTGGCGGTGAAGCGCCAGCCCGGGTCCAACACCATCGCCGTGGTGGACGCCATCCGGGCCAAGCTGCCCGGCATCCAGAAGCAACTCCCGGCCTCCCTGACCGTGGACGTAATGTACGACCGCAGCGAGTTCATCCGGGACTCGGTGGCCGACGTGAAATTCACCCTGGCCCTGGCCATCGGCCTGGTCATCCTGGTGGTTTTCGCCTTCCTGCGCAGCTTCGCCGGAACCTTCATCGCCGGGGTGGCCATCCCCTTCTCCATCATCGCCACCTTCTCGGCCATGTATCTCCTGGGCTTCACCCTGGACAACCTCTCGCTCATGGCCCTGACGCTCTCGGTGGGCTTCGTGGTGGACGACGCCATCGTCATGCTGGAAAACGTCTTCCGACACGTGGAGCAGGGCAAATCCCCATTGCGGGCGGCCTTTGACGGGGCGGCCGAAATCGGCTTCACCATCCTCTCCATGACCTTGTCCCTGGCCGTTGTCTTCGTGCCCATCCTGTTCATGCCCGGCATCCTGGGCCGCATCCTGCGCGAGTTCGCCGTGACCATCACCGTGGCCATCCTCATCTCCGGCGTGGTGGCCGTGACCCTCTCGCCCATGCTCTGCTCCAAGATCCTGCGCAAGGACACCAAGATCGCCGAAAGCGGCCGCTTCTTCTCCTGGATCCTCGCGGGCTACAGCAAGAGCCTGCGCCTGGCCCTGGACCATCGGGGCAAAACCCTCATCCTGGCCGCGCTCATGCTCGCGGCCACGGGCCTGTTGTTCGCCTGGGTGCCCAAGGGCTTCCTGCCGCCCAACGACGTGGACCTGCTCATGGGCTACACCCAGGCCCGCCAAGGCATCTCCTACACGGCCATGGCTCAGCTCCAGCGCAGCCTCTCCCCCCGGCTGGCCGCGGACCCGGACGTGGAGAGCGAGAGCCAGATCATCAGCTATCCCCTGGAGAATCAGGGCCTCACGGTCATCATCCTCAAGCCCCAAACCGAGCGCAAGGCCACCGCCGACGAGGTTCTGGCCAGGCTGCGCCCCAAGCTCAACTCCGAACCCGGCCTGGTGAGCTATCTGGTGAACCCGCCGCTCATCCCCATCGGCGGCAAGTCCGCGCGCGGCGACTATATGCTCACCCTCCAGTGTCCGGACACGGCCCTGCTCTACGAGTCGGCCCAGAAGCTGGAGAAAGTGCTCATGGCCGAGCCCTCGCTCACGGGCGTGAACTCGGACCTGCTCCTGGCCGATCCACAGATGCACCTGGACATCGACCGGGAAAAGGCCGCGCGCCTGGGCATCCCGGTGCGCTCCATCGAGGACGCCCTGTACTCCTCCTATGCCGAGCGCGGCATCTCCAACATCTACGGTTCCCAGGACGTGTACAAGGTGGTCATGGAGCTCAAGCCCGAGTTTCAGCGCAATGAAAAGGCCCTGACCATGCTCTACCTGCGCTCCGCCGCCGGAGACCTCGTGCGCCTGGACGCCCTGGCCGAACTCCGGCCCGAGCTGGGCCCGGCCACGGTGAACCACACCGGGCAGCTCACCTCGGTGACATATTCCTTCAGCGCCGCGCCCGGAGTGTCCCTGGGACAGGTGAACGAGACCGTGGAACGCCTGGCCGACGCCAACCTGCCCGCCGAGGTGAGCCGGTTCATGGAGGGCACGGCCAGCGCCTTCAAGGAGTCCCTGGGGGGCATGACCCTGCTCCTGGGCATCACCGTGTTCCTCATCTACGTGCTCCTGGGGTGTCTCTACGAAAGCTACGCCCACCCCCTGACGATTCTCTCGGGCTTGCCCTCGGCGGCCATGGGCGGCCTGCTCACCCTGCTCCTCTTCGGCCAGGAACTGGACCTCTACGGCTACGTGGGCATCATCATGCTCATCGGCATCGTGAAGAAGAACTCCATCATGGTCGTGGACTTCGCCATCCAGGCCGAGAAAACCGGCAAGAGCCCGGAGGAAGCGGCCTTCGAAGGCTCCCTGGTGCGCTTCCGGCCGATCATGATGACCACCATCGCGGCCATCATGGGCGCGATGCCCATCGCCCTGGGCTTCGGCGCGGGTGCGGAGGCCCGGCGCCCCATGGGCCTCGTGGTGGTGGGCGGACTGATTCTCTCCCAGGTGGTCACCCTGTACCTGACCCCGGTGGTCTACACCTACATGGACCGGCTCCAGCGCGGCAAACATCGACTGGAGACCACCCCCGGAGCCTGA
- the qrcB gene encoding menaquinone reductase molybdopterin-binding-like subunit QrcB, with protein sequence MGLDRRAFIKFVVGGAAGTLFTPIPWKLADDASIWSQNWSWIPRLKYGALTADATYSKLCPAGCAVKVKKVAGIAYGVEGNSANELSKGGVCPLCATGSQMLRSPSRVAGPMKKDGDKFKPISWDEAEALLADKLKGLKGQDGKVAAISGDLSGTANEVLSGFLAGLGSKSYYYMPADQTAMAKAWNGVMGGSGQIGYDLEEADLILCIGADIMDAFGPVVRNQKAFAAKRPMEGDKTLTLVYAGPVRNRTAAVADKWVAVRPDGAAAFAMGLVNLLVKSGKSASLGGFSDFADLAAKFGPEAVAKLAGVNPEALKDVAKALLVAKNPVIVVGSESGQGAGVALNAAGVALNAMLGSLNVLPEFPKAVASAPDRAGLLAKDLVGWLAAVDAGKAPAPEVLFVYEANPAYSLPQAGNMAKTLRKAGMLVSFSTFMDETAVMADLVLPAPHPFERLDDAQSPYGLGKATYALATAVVAPEKDCKGTPDFILGLSGKLGVDLGFGAFEDVLKAKVEAIGADWDALAGGAVHVSDKKGSAQASLDAGAMSKALAGIKGEGLVLIAQAHLNIGTGKLATPPLNLPTIRETELYGKDVFVQMCAATAKSLGLSEGAKVKLAAGGADISARVNLSEGVMPGVVAAPLGLGRTAWDPYTKGKGDNVCKILAVSAEPGTGLSVWAGSAVSVAKM encoded by the coding sequence ATGGGTTTGGATCGTAGAGCATTCATAAAATTCGTCGTGGGCGGCGCGGCGGGCACCTTGTTCACGCCGATCCCGTGGAAACTGGCCGACGACGCCTCCATCTGGAGTCAGAACTGGTCCTGGATTCCTCGGCTGAAATACGGCGCGCTCACCGCCGACGCCACGTACAGCAAGCTGTGCCCCGCCGGTTGCGCCGTGAAGGTCAAGAAGGTGGCGGGCATCGCCTACGGCGTGGAGGGCAACTCCGCCAACGAGTTGAGCAAGGGCGGCGTCTGCCCCCTGTGCGCCACCGGTTCCCAGATGCTGCGCAGCCCCTCGCGGGTGGCCGGCCCCATGAAGAAGGACGGCGACAAGTTCAAGCCGATCTCCTGGGACGAGGCCGAGGCCCTGCTGGCCGACAAGCTGAAAGGGCTCAAAGGCCAGGACGGCAAGGTCGCGGCCATCAGCGGTGATCTCTCCGGCACGGCCAACGAGGTCCTCTCGGGCTTCCTGGCGGGTCTGGGCTCCAAGTCCTATTACTACATGCCCGCCGACCAGACTGCCATGGCCAAGGCCTGGAACGGCGTCATGGGCGGCTCGGGCCAGATCGGCTACGATCTGGAAGAGGCCGACCTGATCCTCTGCATCGGCGCGGACATCATGGACGCCTTCGGCCCCGTGGTGCGCAACCAGAAGGCCTTCGCCGCCAAGCGCCCCATGGAGGGCGACAAGACCCTGACCCTGGTCTACGCCGGTCCGGTGCGCAACCGCACCGCCGCCGTGGCCGACAAGTGGGTCGCCGTGCGCCCCGACGGCGCGGCAGCCTTCGCCATGGGTCTGGTCAACCTCCTGGTCAAGTCCGGCAAGTCCGCCTCCCTGGGCGGCTTCTCCGACTTCGCCGATCTGGCCGCCAAGTTCGGCCCCGAGGCCGTCGCAAAGCTGGCCGGAGTGAATCCCGAGGCGCTCAAGGACGTGGCCAAGGCCCTGCTTGTGGCCAAGAATCCCGTGATCGTGGTCGGCTCCGAGTCCGGCCAGGGCGCGGGGGTGGCCCTGAACGCGGCGGGCGTGGCCCTGAACGCCATGCTGGGCTCTCTGAATGTTCTCCCCGAGTTCCCCAAGGCCGTGGCCTCGGCCCCGGATCGCGCGGGCCTGCTGGCCAAGGATCTGGTCGGCTGGCTGGCCGCCGTGGACGCCGGCAAGGCTCCGGCTCCCGAGGTGCTCTTCGTCTACGAAGCCAACCCCGCCTACTCGCTGCCCCAGGCCGGGAACATGGCCAAGACCCTGCGCAAGGCCGGGATGCTGGTCTCCTTCAGCACCTTCATGGACGAGACCGCGGTCATGGCCGACCTCGTCCTGCCCGCCCCGCACCCCTTCGAGCGTCTCGACGACGCCCAGAGCCCCTACGGACTGGGCAAGGCCACCTACGCGTTGGCCACCGCCGTGGTCGCTCCCGAGAAGGACTGCAAGGGCACTCCCGACTTCATCCTGGGCCTGTCCGGCAAGCTCGGCGTGGACCTGGGCTTCGGCGCGTTCGAGGACGTGCTCAAGGCCAAGGTCGAGGCCATCGGGGCCGACTGGGACGCTTTGGCTGGCGGAGCCGTCCACGTCTCCGACAAGAAGGGCTCGGCCCAGGCCTCCCTGGACGCCGGAGCGATGTCCAAGGCCCTGGCCGGGATCAAAGGCGAGGGGCTGGTGCTCATCGCCCAGGCCCACCTGAACATCGGCACGGGCAAGCTGGCCACGCCGCCCCTCAATCTGCCCACCATTCGTGAGACCGAACTCTACGGCAAGGACGTCTTCGTGCAGATGTGCGCGGCCACGGCCAAGTCGCTGGGGCTCTCCGAAGGCGCCAAGGTGAAGCTCGCCGCGGGCGGCGCCGACATCTCGGCACGTGTGAACCTGAGCGAGGGTGTCATGCCCGGTGTGGTGGCCGCCCCCCTGGGCCTGGGCCGCACGGCCTGGGATCCCTACACCAAGGGCAAGGGCGATAACGTTTGCAAAATCCTCGCCGTGAGCGCTGAACCGGGCACGGGTCTTTCCGTGTGGGCCGGCTCCGCCGTGAGCGTCGCCAAAATGTAG
- a CDS encoding mannose-1-phosphate guanylyltransferase/mannose-6-phosphate isomerase, producing the protein MTEPGASSRIDPAAAFAESHAVILAGGSGSRLWPLSRSLFPKQLIALDGRRTLLQQTVERVLRLFAPERIWVVTNEEHVFEVRSQVRELDPRLEPQVLAEPLARNTLPAILLALDRVAAETDRVTVAVFPSDNVVRGHDAWVKALARAQELAREGRFVTFGIKPVKAETGYGYIARGQSLERDAFLVREFVEKPPLHLAEVFLRDGEHYWNSGMFFFRVKDFLKAVAQFQPDLWAWWLGRAETPLTSGYRNLPSLSVDYGVVEGIKNIVVVEAGFQWDDLGSWEAIYRLGDKDASGNVLQGDVLQMDCRGCLLVSTGGKLAAVGLTDTMIVQTRDATLAMPFREAQRVKEVVGRLKEEGSTLVESHPTVRRPWGSYCVLEEGPRFKIKRIEVLPGARLSLQMHHHRSEHWVIVEGTAVVEVGGKETLLVENQSIDIPKTTSHRLSNPGKVPLEIIEIQSGPYLGEDDIVRFQDEYGRDASLEADS; encoded by the coding sequence ATGACCGAGCCAGGAGCGTCCTCGCGGATCGATCCCGCCGCCGCGTTCGCCGAAAGCCATGCCGTGATCCTGGCGGGAGGCTCGGGTTCCCGGCTCTGGCCCCTGTCCCGCAGTCTTTTCCCCAAGCAGCTGATCGCCCTGGACGGCCGTCGGACCCTTTTGCAGCAGACCGTGGAGCGGGTGTTGCGGCTCTTCGCTCCGGAGCGGATTTGGGTGGTCACCAACGAGGAACACGTCTTCGAGGTGCGCAGCCAGGTCCGGGAGCTGGATCCGCGCCTGGAACCCCAGGTTCTGGCCGAGCCTCTGGCGCGCAACACCCTTCCGGCCATCCTGCTGGCCCTGGACCGGGTGGCGGCCGAAACCGACCGCGTGACCGTGGCCGTCTTTCCCTCCGACAACGTGGTGCGCGGGCATGACGCCTGGGTGAAGGCCTTGGCCCGGGCCCAGGAGCTGGCCCGCGAGGGCCGGTTCGTCACCTTTGGCATCAAGCCGGTCAAGGCCGAAACTGGTTACGGCTACATCGCCCGCGGGCAATCCCTGGAACGGGACGCCTTCCTGGTCCGTGAGTTTGTGGAGAAGCCGCCCTTGCACTTGGCCGAGGTTTTCCTGCGAGACGGCGAGCATTACTGGAACAGCGGCATGTTCTTTTTTCGCGTCAAGGATTTTCTCAAGGCCGTCGCCCAGTTCCAGCCCGATCTGTGGGCCTGGTGGTTGGGCCGGGCCGAGACGCCTCTGACCTCGGGCTACCGGAATCTCCCGAGCCTGTCCGTGGACTACGGCGTGGTCGAGGGCATCAAGAACATCGTCGTGGTCGAGGCCGGGTTCCAGTGGGATGATCTGGGCAGTTGGGAGGCGATCTACCGGCTGGGCGACAAGGATGCCTCGGGCAACGTGCTGCAGGGCGACGTGCTCCAGATGGACTGCCGCGGGTGCCTGCTGGTGAGCACGGGCGGCAAGCTTGCGGCGGTGGGGCTCACCGACACCATGATCGTGCAGACCCGCGACGCCACGCTGGCCATGCCCTTCCGCGAGGCGCAGCGGGTCAAGGAAGTTGTCGGTCGGCTCAAGGAGGAGGGCAGCACACTGGTGGAGAGCCACCCCACCGTGCGCCGTCCCTGGGGCAGCTACTGCGTGCTGGAGGAGGGGCCGCGTTTCAAGATCAAGCGCATCGAGGTGTTGCCGGGGGCCCGGCTTTCCCTTCAGATGCACCACCATCGCAGTGAGCATTGGGTCATTGTCGAGGGTACGGCCGTGGTGGAGGTGGGCGGCAAGGAAACGCTTCTGGTGGAAAATCAGTCCATCGACATTCCCAAGACCACCTCACATAGGTTGAGCAACCCAGGCAAAGTTCCTCTTGAAATCATTGAGATTCAGAGCGGCCCCTACCTGGGCGAGGACGACATCGTACGTTTTCAGGACGAGTATGGACGGGACGCCTCTTTGGAGGCTGATAGCTAA
- a CDS encoding queuosine precursor transporter produces MSDATDSSTSRQSSTFGTVAVWVISAYAGAQLISNVASLKIGLVAGFAVDMGTFLYPITFTLRDLVHKVLGRSGARAVILAAGALNLFMALYLMWITGVPGDPQWGLDEQFSAVLTPVWRLVAASILAQVVSELTDTEVYHWFVRRVTRRFHWLRVLLSNSVSIPVDNVIFAVGAFGFTLPWTVVGEIFLFNLVVKYGVTLVSLPFIYFVRERRNGDPQAD; encoded by the coding sequence ATGAGCGACGCGACCGACTCTTCCACCTCCCGCCAGTCCTCGACCTTCGGCACGGTGGCGGTCTGGGTGATTTCGGCCTACGCCGGGGCTCAACTCATCTCCAACGTGGCCAGCCTGAAGATCGGCCTAGTGGCCGGATTCGCCGTGGACATGGGCACTTTCCTCTATCCCATCACCTTCACCCTGCGCGATCTGGTGCATAAGGTTCTGGGGCGTTCCGGCGCCCGGGCCGTGATCCTGGCCGCCGGAGCCCTGAACCTGTTCATGGCCCTCTATCTCATGTGGATCACCGGCGTGCCCGGCGACCCGCAATGGGGCCTCGACGAGCAGTTCAGCGCCGTGCTCACCCCGGTCTGGCGGCTGGTGGCGGCCTCCATCCTGGCCCAGGTGGTCAGCGAACTGACCGACACCGAGGTCTACCACTGGTTCGTCCGCCGCGTGACCCGGCGCTTCCACTGGCTGCGCGTGCTCCTGAGCAACTCCGTGAGCATCCCGGTGGACAACGTGATCTTCGCCGTGGGAGCCTTCGGCTTCACCCTGCCCTGGACCGTGGTGGGCGAAATCTTCCTCTTCAACCTGGTGGTCAAATACGGCGTGACCCTGGTAAGCCTGCCCTTCATCTACTTCGTGCGGGAACGCCGCAACGGCGACCCCCAAGCGGACTGA